ATTGTATTAATTTTGTTTTTTCTACTCGCTTTTCAAAACCGAGATTTTCAAAATCATCGCTAAGGTTCATATCACTAGATTTTGTGTCATTAGCTATATCCATTGACTCTTGATCTTGGATTCTTGGAGTTGTTTCATCAATTGACTCTATACTATTTCTCTCTTCATCAAATAATTTTATAAGAGTTTTTGTAGTAATATTCTCAGCTATATCTGGCACATTATCCGTCAAATAATCCATAAATTCTTTTACATTCGGTTCTTTTTTAAGATTAAAACTCAAAATAAAATATTCATGTATTAACTTTTTTACTCTACTATTAATATCTAATCTTACTGTAACATCTTGTGAAACTTCAGGTGATTTTTCACTATATTGATTCCACATATATTATGAAAAACCCCTTTCACTAAAATTACTTCCTTCATACCTACATAAACTTCAATGCTAAAATTTATACACATCTCCATTTCAATAGCCTTCTATGGTATTTGAAACAAAACTTATTATAAACCGTATTTTTAACAAAAGGAATCCTTGTCGTTTTCGTTTTTTTCGTAAAGCCTCTCTACAGATGTCCAGTTTCCCACATCATCCCAGCCAAAATTGCCAGGCACCACATAGACATTTTGAGCTTTCTCCATCACGCCATAATTCATCGATATGCTCTCAAGTTTTGAATACTCTTCGCACAATATCTGTTCTATTTAACATTTTCAATAATTTCTAATCTAAACCTACTTCCCCATTTAGTCACTCCAAATACTTGACAAACATCGCACAAACCAGAATCCCGTAACGTCTGACGCAAAGTTACAGCAGTGGAATCGCAATAGTCTTTGTCACTAAAACTACATTTATCACGTTCATTTAAATTGCAAACTTTTCCACCTACACCACGAACAAAAACCTCAGACAACCAACGCATACTGCCAATAATTCCAGCTTCCTGAATATGGTCTATCTCACTAGGATGAATTCCACCGGTCCACAAATGAGTAAGAGTAGTTAACTTCAATTCCATAACAAATTTCTCCTTTTTAAAAAATCTCAATGGAAGAGTACAAAGAAATCTTACTAAACAATATTTAATTTCTAATTTGCATAAGAACACTTGTAAAGTATATTCGATCTGGGTACTTATCATCAGAATAAGATTGGATTCGTTTCTGTATAAATTCATCATTTAGTTAAAAGTTAAATTTAACCAAAGACCATCAATTAATTTTGATGAAACTCTGCATATTTTTCACTTTCAAATTTTTTAATCATACAACAAACTTTTCTTGTAGGGAAGATCCCAAAACGATAAAGTGCACTTTCAAGCCTTTTAGAAGAAAAAGCTTTTTCTAATTCGCTTTTACTTGTTCCTCCTGACTTTACCTCAACGATAAAAGCTAAGTTACGCTTATAAATATCTATACCCCAATCAAAAAATTTTTCTTTATCCCAATCTTGGTTTTGTCCACCAATTTTTTCATAAACATCAGAAAATCTAATTGCCTCAAGTCAGAATCTGCAGTCCCCCTTTGCTCTCCTTCTCTTAAATTATGTAAGACAAAGTTTTGCAATAAGAAAAATCCATTAAATCGAAGATACCAGTATGTCAATTCTTCGGCAAAATTGTTCATCTACCTCATCCCTAAATTAAAAATCACATACTATTCATCTGTCATTTACTAAATATTTCGACATGTTTCGTTAAAAAATATATTATAAATACTCGCTATTTTTTTCCTTCAACTCCTGCAATATATCTCTCTCGCATTCTGCGATTTATTTTTCGAGCATATTTATAATACATCTTCTCTGTCTACGATTATTACATCTTCTATGCCAAGTGTTGCAATGAGTTTATCACTTCCTGTTATGATGCATTTCTTTGTATCAATGCTTACGACATTGCCTTTTATGACGTTGCCGTTGTCGTCTTTTTCGTACAATCTCTCCATTGATGTCCAGCTTCCTACATCATCCCCTCCAAAATCCCATTGCCATACAAAAACACAAAATCATTTTTGCCTTTTGATTTATTGCCAAACTATTTCCAGTTCTGGTCTCATAAGGCAAAGCCCTTTTTTAATATTCCTTTGGTATTGTTAAGTCTTCCATATGAACATGCTGCTTTTTAAATTTTTCTAAATTTACCACTTAAGATTTTCAATTGGTCATTTTCATAACCTATATCGTATGTACACATATAAAGACTTGTCACAACAGTATCTTGACCAGTGAGTTCCTGAGCTTCTATTGTTATAGTAACTTCTACATGATTATTATCTTTGTAATTAGATATAATGTTTTGAATATTAACATATTCTGTTCTAAGATAGCCATTTCGAAAATCTTGATATGTTGTTCCGCTTTGCCAATCACTGCCTAAAAGTGAATATGCGGTAACATAATCCTGCGAATTGATGCATTGATAAAAATACTGAACTAAAGCTTCGGCTTCTTCTTTAATAGATTGACCATTATCAAGTTGCTCTGTAGAATCAACGGCATATTCATTTGTCTGAGGTTTTGATGGATTTTTCGCCCAATTCTCCACAAGTGGTAATACTTGATTTATGGGTATGGAGAAACCTATTACCCCTTCAATAGTCCCGGCTGAATTTACTCCTAGAACCTCTCCTGTATTTTGATCCAATAGTGGGCCTCCACTACTACCAGGCGATATAGGAGCTGATATCTGATATACCCCTTTGTACACATATGGTGCAATTGTAAAATCTCTGTCAACACCGCTTATTATTCCCGTCGTAACTGTATTCTGTAACCCCAGTGGACTTCCCATGGCAATGACAGGATCGCCGACTTCCCCTTTTCTCGATGATATTTTAACAGGAGTTCTTCCTGCCAGTCCAGGTACATTTATTAAAGCTACATCTATATCTTCACCCTTGCCTATGACTGTACCGTTATATTCCTTTCCATCATATGTTTTTACTTTTACTGTAGAAGCACCACTAACTACATGAGCATTTGTTATGATATCGCCATTAGTGTCGTATAAAAATCCAGAACCTGTTACCATATCGCCTCCATCGTTGACCTCGATGTACATAACTTTTTCCTGATTATCAGATATTATAGACTTAATGCTAGTTTGTTTTGAATCTTTTGTTTGTGAACTTTTTATAGCGTTATATTGGCCTAATTTTGAGTTACCTGTAATTACTTGTTGATGAAATTCTTTGTTAATATAATTAAATGCAACAAGTCCAATTTCTATTATCAGAATTGTTATAAGTAAATTAATAATTAAAGAATTTTTAGAATCTTTTTTTGTCTCTCCCATGCTTGTTTGCCCCTTTTAATCAATATACCAGTTTACCCCAGTTATTTTTATATGATCAGCATTTGAAAGCCCATAGTGTATATTGGAAAAACTTCCTTTTTGCAATGGTGACAAATAAACTGGATATACATATGTATTGCCATCTCCAATAGTATTTCCATTTGCATCATATATTGCATAATAAATTTCTACTTCATATATAGGTTTTGTGGCTACATTTTTAATTTCTCCTTCTATCACAAAATCCCCATAACCATTGATGTAATTTTTAACATTTAATACGCTGACTGCATTGGTCCTGTTCATGGCATCTTCTTTGGCTGCAGAAATCATAGCTTGCTGCATTCTCTGTGCTTCTGCGTTTTCAAAAGCAGTTTTCTGATCTACTATAGTTTTTTTAAATGAAATAAGTTTAGCATTTGAACTATCGTATTGCATAGCTTTTTCTATCACTTTTAATGCTTCATTAAACTGTTTATCCTTTAACAACTCATTGGCATTTGAGTAAGCCATATTGGCAATTTTCTGACGTATTAATTTATCTATATTCTTTGCATCTGGACTATCTATATAGCTTAATCTAGACAATGCATCAGCCAACTCATCAATTGTATTTTTGTTTTTGGCATCATCATACAGTTGTTTTACTTCTACCTGTGTTTTATACTTTTTGCTGAGATTAGAAAGCATGTCAAAATACTCACCACTTCGACCTTCAAGGTCTTTATCAACTGCAGAAATGGATTTTAATGCTAAATCAAATTTTTTATCATCAGCATACTTATTAGCTGTTTCTAATTTTTCATATACCGTTTTGCCAAAATTTATTAAAGCCAGGTCTTGTTGTAATACTTTATGATTAGGGCGCAAAGCCAAACCCTTTTTAGCAAAATTTAATGCAGTATCAAAATTCCCCTGTAAAGCCATATCTTCCGCTTTTGCCCGTATTTCTTCCACTTTCTTATTGACACCTATTTCATAGAAAAAATAAAAAGTTACCGCTATGGCAACCATTATGGCAAAACTAAAAGGAATGAGCCAATATCTTTTATTTGAAGTTTTTGCTTCTTTAGATGTATTATCCACTAATGCTCCACAGTAAGGACAGATATGAAGATTGTCTCCCATTTTATAGCCGCAATTCTTGCAGTACATAAATGTCCTCCCCTTCTAGTCAAAAAATCCCTTTTTAAAAATAATTATATATTTTTACAAATACTCCGCCTTCTTCTTTTTCAATTCCTTCAATACTTCTTTCACATTTTGCGCTTTATCTTTTGAACATATTAAAAGTGCGTCTTCTGTGTCTACGATTATTACATCTTCTATACCGAGTATAGCAATGAGTTTATCGCTTCCTGTTATGATGCATTTCTTTGTGTCTACGCTTACGACATTGCCTTTTATGACGTTGCCATTCTCATCTTTTTCGTATAATCTTTCTATTGATGTCCAGCTTCCTACATCGTCCCAACCAAAGTCTCCTGGCACTACATATACATTCTTGGCCTTTTCCATTATGCCGTAATCTATCGATATGCTTTCAAGTTTTGAATATTCCTCGTATAAGATTTTCTCTATCTCATCTGAATCAAAGTTTTCCTTTATAACATTTAATGCACTGTATAATTGTGGCATATTTTCTTTTATCACATTTAGTATTGTAGATGTCTTCCAGATGAACATGCCGCTATTCCATAAATAGTCTCCGCTTTCTACATATTTCACTGCTGTATCATGATCTGGCTTTTCTACGAATCTTTCTACTTTGTGTACAGGATTGTTATGAAATATCTCATTTGTAATCTTCTTAAAGTTTATATATCCGTATCCTGTCTCCGGATGCAGCGGCTTTATGCCTATTGTGACAAGATTATTAACTGATTTTGCTTTCTCTATTGCTGTTTTCAATACTTCCAAATAGGCTTCTTCATCTTTTATTACGTGATCTGATGGCACTACTACCATGATAGAATCTCTATCAAGCCTTTCTGTATGTATGGCTGCAAGACCTATGCAAGCTGCTGTATTTTTTCCCATAGGCTCTATCAATATATTTTCTGTCGGAAGCTCTGGTATCTGGTCGCTAATCAAACCTGCATAATCTATGTTTGTAACAACAAAAATATTTTCAATTGGCATAAGTCTCTTTAGCCTATCTACCGTCTGCTGAATCATGGTTTTATCACCATATAGCTTTAAAAACTGCTTTGGCATCTTTATCCTGCTTTTGGGCCAAAACCTTTCGCCCTTTCCCCCTGCCATGATTACACCTGTTATCATATGTGCACCACCTCTCAATATTTTTTATTTCAATTTCTCAATCACTCTGACAAAGCTATATTTTTCTCTGTTACAGCACTTCTTCAAAAGCATTTTTTCTATAATATTCTATTATCTCTTTTAATCCATGTTTTAGCCGACATTCCAGTTTTCAGCCAAGAATATGTTTTTTTATTATCAAGGTTTCATTTACTGTATACATACTACCATCTAAGTATTTTATAATAATTTTATAATATAATTAATAATCTCATATCTATCTAAATCTTTTAAATACTTATTATATCTTATCTGTCTATCAAAATTTGAAATGAATAAATTGCTATTTATAATTTCAAGTTGTTTTTTTAAATCAACTATCAAATCGTCACTCATTAATTTTAAGATATCAGTAATATCATTGCATTTTTCCTGCCAGACAAATTTATTTCCATCATTTATAATAAATATTATTAAAAAGTCAACAAATAGCTTTTTAACTTCTTCATATTTCAATTGTTCAATTAAAATTTTTAAATTAATTAACTTATATAAGTTTTCTAAATCCTGCTTTTTTAAATTATCAATAATAAACTCTTTTTTAGATTCTTTTAATATATCAAAAAAGAATATTGGATAATATTTTTCTACAAAAATAAAATCTACAATTAAATATACTTTTTTATTTTCATCTAATTTACCAAATACTTTATTCAATCTTTCAATTTGTTCATCAACTTTTTTGGAATTATTTTCATTTTTATCATAAGCATATTGAGATATAGCATAATTAAAATCATAAGTCAATCTATATAATGCTCCATTAATTTTTAATTCATCATTTGAATTTAAAAAATCTATTAGTTCTTCATCAGTAAATTTTATTTCATAATCAGTAATTGTGGTTAAAAAAAATAAATTTTGATTATCCTCATTAATTATATCAATTAATGATTTTCTATCTGCATAATATATCAGTTTCAAAAGATAAATAACATAAAACATTATATTGTTGTGATCAACAAATTCACCTTCAAATCTATCAATAAACTCATATTTGTTTTTTAAGTAATTATCATTAAGTTTAGCATCATATTTAAGATATATTGATTTTTGTCCTACAAAAAGACTAGCTCCTTTACACAAAAATCTAAAACTTTTTTTAGGTTTAATATATCTTGCTATATTTTCTAAATCATCAAGAAATAAAACAACTAAAGATAAATAAAAAATAAATGTATAATGAGGTATTTTGCTTGAAGGCATTAAATTTAAACTTTCATCATAATCATCAATAATTTTACTAAATTCTTTTCCCGCATACATATTTTCTAAATCTTCTCTTATGGAATTAATATCTGACTGTCCCTCATTTACGATATTAGATATTTTTTCAATAATCTTATAATGCATTAATATCCCCAATCCTTTTTATTATATAAATTTTCAATAATATTGATTATTTTGTAATTTTGATCTTTATTATCATTTAGATTTATTTCATCAACATTAGATATCCTAAAAATACTGACATTGTTATTCATCCCAACTTTATCATTTATATTAAAACTATTTATTGATGCTCCAATGTGAATTATTTTTACATAAATTTTTTTTGATATGTCATAAACAAATAAAAATCTATCATGAAGTTCAATATGTGTAAAAATTTTTACTTCAACATCTTTGTTAGAATGATTATTGTAAAATCTACTACAAAACCAAATTATTCTTGTTATATTTATATCCAATTTTAAAAAATTAATAAAATTATCTATATTAATTTTATTTTTTGCACTTTTGTCATAATAATAAGGATCAATAATTATGATAAGATATTTTCCGGTATTTCTAAATGGAGATAATTCCTTTATTAAATAATTATTAATATCTGAATTATTACATATAATCATTTAAAAATCCTCTTTAACCATAATATTATCTTTATTTACAACATTGTTCTTTAATTTATTAAAAACTATTTTTGCATTATCTAAATCA
This portion of the Thermoanaerobacterium sp. RBIITD genome encodes:
- the cmr1 gene encoding type III-B CRISPR module RAMP protein Cmr1; its protein translation is MMNLYRNESNLILMISTQIEYTLQVFLCKLEIKYCLVRFLCTLPLRFFKKEKFVMELKLTTLTHLWTGGIHPSEIDHIQEAGIIGSMRWLSEVFVRGVGGKVCNLNERDKCSFSDKDYCDSTAVTLRQTLRDSGLCDVCQVFGVTKWGSRFRLEIIENVK
- a CDS encoding trypsin-like peptidase domain-containing protein produces the protein MGETKKDSKNSLIINLLITILIIEIGLVAFNYINKEFHQQVITGNSKLGQYNAIKSSQTKDSKQTSIKSIISDNQEKVMYIEVNDGGDMVTGSGFLYDTNGDIITNAHVVSGASTVKVKTYDGKEYNGTVIGKGEDIDVALINVPGLAGRTPVKISSRKGEVGDPVIAMGSPLGLQNTVTTGIISGVDRDFTIAPYVYKGVYQISAPISPGSSGGPLLDQNTGEVLGVNSAGTIEGVIGFSIPINQVLPLVENWAKNPSKPQTNEYAVDSTEQLDNGQSIKEEAEALVQYFYQCINSQDYVTAYSLLGSDWQSGTTYQDFRNGYLRTEYVNIQNIISNYKDNNHVEVTITIEAQELTGQDTVVTSLYMCTYDIGYENDQLKILSGKFRKI
- a CDS encoding FxLYD domain-containing protein, which translates into the protein MYCKNCGYKMGDNLHICPYCGALVDNTSKEAKTSNKRYWLIPFSFAIMVAIAVTFYFFYEIGVNKKVEEIRAKAEDMALQGNFDTALNFAKKGLALRPNHKVLQQDLALINFGKTVYEKLETANKYADDKKFDLALKSISAVDKDLEGRSGEYFDMLSNLSKKYKTQVEVKQLYDDAKNKNTIDELADALSRLSYIDSPDAKNIDKLIRQKIANMAYSNANELLKDKQFNEALKVIEKAMQYDSSNAKLISFKKTIVDQKTAFENAEAQRMQQAMISAAKEDAMNRTNAVSVLNVKNYINGYGDFVIEGEIKNVATKPIYEVEIYYAIYDANGNTIGDGNTYVYPVYLSPLQKGSFSNIHYGLSNADHIKITGVNWYID
- a CDS encoding mannose-1-phosphate guanylyltransferase — protein: MITGVIMAGGKGERFWPKSRIKMPKQFLKLYGDKTMIQQTVDRLKRLMPIENIFVVTNIDYAGLISDQIPELPTENILIEPMGKNTAACIGLAAIHTERLDRDSIMVVVPSDHVIKDEEAYLEVLKTAIEKAKSVNNLVTIGIKPLHPETGYGYINFKKITNEIFHNNPVHKVERFVEKPDHDTAVKYVESGDYLWNSGMFIWKTSTILNVIKENMPQLYSALNVIKENFDSDEIEKILYEEYSKLESISIDYGIMEKAKNVYVVPGDFGWDDVGSWTSIERLYEKDENGNVIKGNVVSVDTKKCIITGSDKLIAILGIEDVIIVDTEDALLICSKDKAQNVKEVLKELKKKKAEYL